The Candidatus Manganitrophus noduliformans genome includes a window with the following:
- a CDS encoding aldehyde dehydrogenase family protein, whose translation MAEKIRNYINGKWVDAARGKTFESRNPADNRDLVGTVADSDATDVDKAVTAARKAFREWSLTPAPHRGEILYRAAELLVKRKKELGELVCREMGKVMPEAMGDVQEAIDMTYYMAGEGRRLSGETVPSELPNKDAKSVRVPIGVVAQITPWNFPIAIPSWKMTPALITGNTVVFKPAEETPVCATRFVEILIEAGLPPGVLNMVHGFGETAGEPMVRHPEVDVVSFTGSNPVGERLAGICGSMHKHFTMETGGKNPIIIMDDANLELAIEGAIWGGFGTSGQRCTAASRLIVHEAVHDRFVKMFSERAALLRVGPGSDKKTEIGPVISEAQYRRILDYIEVGKKEGAKLILGGNALKKGKHANGYFIEPTIFIDVQPKMRIAQEEIFGPVVAVLRARNLREAIDIANDVPFGLSAAIYSQDVNKTAVAERDLNTGLVYINASTIGAEIQLPFGGTKRTGLGPRDAGGRGGALDLYTQWKIIYRDYSGRLQKAQIDKE comes from the coding sequence ATGGCTGAGAAGATTCGAAATTATATCAATGGAAAGTGGGTCGATGCGGCCCGCGGGAAGACCTTCGAGAGCCGCAACCCGGCGGACAACAGAGACCTCGTCGGAACGGTCGCCGACTCCGATGCGACGGATGTCGATAAAGCGGTCACCGCCGCCCGTAAGGCATTTCGTGAATGGTCCCTCACACCGGCCCCCCATCGGGGGGAGATCCTCTACCGGGCGGCCGAACTTCTGGTCAAGCGGAAAAAGGAGCTCGGAGAACTCGTCTGCCGGGAAATGGGTAAGGTGATGCCGGAGGCGATGGGGGACGTTCAAGAAGCGATCGACATGACCTATTATATGGCCGGCGAGGGGAGACGCCTCTCCGGCGAGACGGTCCCCTCGGAGCTTCCGAATAAAGACGCGAAATCGGTGCGGGTCCCGATCGGCGTGGTCGCCCAGATTACCCCATGGAATTTCCCGATCGCCATCCCTTCTTGGAAAATGACTCCCGCCCTCATCACTGGGAATACCGTCGTCTTTAAACCGGCCGAGGAAACCCCGGTCTGCGCCACCCGATTTGTCGAGATCCTGATCGAAGCGGGTCTCCCGCCGGGGGTGTTGAACATGGTTCACGGGTTCGGGGAGACGGCCGGAGAGCCGATGGTCCGCCATCCGGAGGTCGATGTGGTCTCGTTCACCGGCTCGAATCCGGTCGGCGAGCGGCTGGCCGGCATTTGCGGCAGCATGCACAAGCACTTCACGATGGAGACCGGCGGGAAAAATCCGATCATCATCATGGATGACGCCAACCTCGAGCTTGCGATCGAAGGGGCGATCTGGGGGGGATTCGGAACCAGCGGGCAGCGCTGCACCGCCGCCAGCCGGCTGATCGTTCATGAAGCGGTTCACGATCGTTTTGTAAAGATGTTTTCCGAACGGGCCGCCCTGCTGAGGGTCGGGCCGGGATCGGATAAAAAAACGGAGATCGGTCCCGTCATCAGCGAAGCCCAATATCGTAGAATTCTCGATTACATCGAAGTCGGAAAGAAAGAAGGAGCCAAGCTGATCTTGGGTGGGAATGCCCTGAAGAAGGGGAAACACGCCAACGGCTATTTCATCGAGCCGACGATTTTTATCGACGTCCAACCGAAGATGCGGATCGCGCAGGAAGAGATCTTCGGGCCGGTCGTCGCCGTCCTTCGCGCCCGGAATCTCCGAGAAGCGATCGACATCGCCAACGACGTCCCCTTCGGCCTCTCCGCCGCGATCTACTCGCAGGATGTCAACAAAACCGCCGTGGCGGAGCGCGATCTGAATACCGGCCTGGTTTACATCAACGCCTCCACCATCGGCGCCGAAATCCAGCTGCCGTTCGGCGGGACCAAACGGACCGGCCTCGGACCGCGTGACGCCGGCGGACGGGGCGGCGCCCTCGACCTCTACACCCAATGGAAGATCATCTACCGCGACTACAGCGGCCGGCTTCAAAAAGCACAAATCGACAAAGAATAA
- the radA gene encoding DNA repair protein RadA, which yields MAKIKTVFYCQECGYQSPKWLGKCPDCGVWNSLVEERVEPTLGKNQESRWLAQGELDREIWAPKPISQILPVSEMRAKTGSSEFDRVLGGGIVAGSVVLIGGDPGIGKSTLLLQSLDQIGAGRGKVLYVSGEESPAQVKLRADRLRISSDHLYILAETAFEEIIHHAQAVQPVAIVIDSIQTMYTRQISSAPGSVTQIREVASQLMFYAKRANVAVLIVGHVTKEGSIAGPRVLEHIVDTVLYFEGDKGHPYRILRAIKNRFGSTNELGVFEMKGAGLADVDNPSGLFLAERPRDAAGSVVVAAQEGTRPILIELQALVSASYLGTARRMALGVDSNRVSLLLAVLEKRAGLHLAGQDVFINVVSGIQVEEPAIDLGIAAAVASSFRERPVDPATVIFGEVGLAGEIRGVQQPTLRIREAEKLGFKRCILPKRNQELLREEGEIGNTLEVIGVSHLAEALELI from the coding sequence ATGGCGAAAATAAAAACAGTCTTTTATTGTCAGGAATGCGGCTACCAGTCGCCCAAATGGCTCGGGAAGTGCCCCGACTGCGGCGTTTGGAATTCGCTGGTCGAGGAGCGGGTCGAGCCGACTCTTGGGAAGAACCAGGAGTCCCGATGGCTGGCCCAGGGAGAGCTCGACCGGGAGATTTGGGCGCCGAAGCCGATCTCTCAAATTCTCCCCGTTTCCGAAATGCGGGCGAAGACCGGTTCGAGCGAGTTTGACCGGGTCTTGGGAGGGGGGATCGTCGCCGGATCGGTGGTCCTCATCGGGGGGGACCCGGGAATCGGAAAATCGACCCTGCTGCTTCAATCGCTCGATCAAATCGGGGCGGGCCGCGGAAAAGTGCTCTATGTCTCTGGGGAAGAATCTCCGGCCCAGGTGAAATTGCGGGCCGACCGGCTCCGGATCTCCTCCGACCACCTTTATATTCTTGCCGAAACGGCCTTTGAGGAAATCATCCACCATGCACAAGCGGTCCAACCGGTTGCGATCGTCATCGATTCGATTCAAACGATGTATACCCGCCAGATCAGCTCCGCCCCCGGCAGTGTGACGCAGATCCGGGAGGTCGCCTCTCAGCTGATGTTTTACGCCAAGCGTGCCAACGTGGCGGTTTTGATTGTCGGCCATGTCACTAAAGAAGGATCGATCGCGGGGCCGCGCGTCCTCGAGCACATCGTCGATACGGTTCTCTATTTCGAGGGGGACAAGGGGCACCCCTATCGAATTCTCCGGGCGATTAAAAACCGCTTCGGGTCGACGAACGAGCTGGGGGTTTTCGAGATGAAAGGGGCGGGTCTGGCCGACGTCGATAATCCTTCAGGCCTCTTCCTCGCCGAACGGCCGCGCGACGCGGCCGGCTCGGTCGTCGTCGCCGCGCAGGAGGGAACCCGGCCGATCTTGATCGAGCTTCAAGCGCTGGTCAGCGCCTCTTATCTCGGCACGGCGCGCCGGATGGCGTTGGGGGTCGACTCGAATCGGGTCTCGCTCCTCCTCGCCGTTTTGGAAAAGCGGGCGGGGCTTCATCTCGCGGGGCAAGATGTTTTCATCAACGTCGTCAGCGGGATTCAGGTCGAAGAGCCGGCGATCGATCTGGGGATCGCGGCGGCGGTCGCTTCCAGCTTCCGGGAACGCCCGGTTGATCCGGCGACGGTGATCTTCGGGGAGGTCGGTCTGGCAGGAGAGATTCGCGGCGTCCAGCAGCCGACCCTCCGGATTCGCGAGGCTGAGAAGCTCGGATTCAAGCGGTGCATCCTTCCGAAGCGGAATCAGGAACTGCTTCGGGAAGAGGGGGAGATCGGGAACACACTGGAAGTGATCGGCGTCTCGCATCTTGCCGAGGCGCTCGAGTTGATCTAG
- the tsaB gene encoding tRNA (adenosine(37)-N6)-threonylcarbamoyltransferase complex dimerization subunit type 1 TsaB yields MKILSIETATLAGGVALMEEAGLIAEYRLHVEVRHSERLLLAIDRLLTDSGTAVADLDAIAVSIGPGSFTGLRVGLSTAKGLAMGGRKPLVTVPTLEAMAWLFPYSNALIAPMLDARRQEVYWALFDMQEGGPVRLHPDAATSPEAMLEAIGRLDQPVLFVGEGAEKYRELLLARRPGGALFPPKALRFPSAAGVAELGLARLKGGEVHPPEEVTPFYLRASTAELNHRAKSSSQGAG; encoded by the coding sequence ATGAAGATCTTATCGATTGAAACCGCCACGTTGGCAGGGGGGGTCGCGCTGATGGAAGAGGCCGGCCTGATTGCGGAGTATCGCCTACATGTGGAGGTGCGCCACTCGGAACGCCTTCTCTTGGCGATCGATCGGCTCCTCACCGACAGCGGAACGGCGGTGGCCGATCTTGATGCGATTGCGGTTTCGATCGGTCCGGGGTCGTTCACCGGGCTGCGGGTCGGTCTCTCCACGGCGAAGGGGCTTGCGATGGGGGGGCGAAAGCCGCTGGTGACGGTTCCGACGCTAGAGGCGATGGCTTGGCTTTTCCCCTATTCGAATGCGTTGATTGCGCCGATGCTCGATGCGCGGCGGCAGGAGGTTTATTGGGCGTTGTTCGATATGCAAGAGGGAGGACCCGTTCGGCTTCATCCCGATGCGGCGACTTCGCCCGAGGCGATGCTGGAGGCGATCGGCCGTCTCGATCAACCGGTTCTCTTCGTCGGAGAAGGGGCGGAGAAATACAGGGAGCTTCTCCTGGCGCGCAGACCGGGGGGCGCCCTTTTCCCTCCGAAGGCGCTCCGATTCCCTTCCGCAGCCGGCGTGGCGGAGCTGGGCCTCGCCCGACTGAAAGGAGGGGAAGTCCATCCCCCGGAAGAGGTGACGCCGTTTTATCTCCGGGCCTCGACCGCCGAATTGAACCACCGCGCGAAATCAAGCAGCCAGGGGGCCGGATAA
- the rimI gene encoding ribosomal protein S18-alanine N-acetyltransferase: MNKRAASVPILYDRMTPKDVDTILTIERAAYSSPWTRRMFESELWENPFSFAYVAREEEHRRIVGYVLFWVVYDELHLMNVAVEPAWRRRGIGEGLVRFALESGRRRGIRMATLEVRASNLPAQTLYRNLGFYQVGVRRNYYREPREDALLLQCDFDGGGEEE, encoded by the coding sequence ATGAATAAAAGAGCGGCGTCGGTTCCTATCCTCTACGATCGGATGACTCCGAAAGATGTCGACACGATTTTAACGATCGAGCGCGCCGCCTATTCGTCTCCCTGGACAAGAAGAATGTTCGAGTCCGAGCTGTGGGAGAACCCCTTCTCATTCGCCTATGTGGCGAGAGAAGAGGAACACCGCCGGATCGTCGGCTACGTTCTTTTCTGGGTTGTTTATGATGAGCTTCACTTGATGAATGTGGCGGTCGAGCCGGCCTGGAGAAGACGAGGGATCGGAGAGGGGCTGGTTCGCTTCGCCCTGGAGAGCGGCCGAAGGAGGGGAATCCGGATGGCGACGCTCGAAGTGCGCGCCTCCAATCTTCCGGCGCAAACGCTCTACCGGAATCTCGGATTTTATCAGGTCGGGGTCCGGCGAAACTACTATCGGGAGCCGAGAGAAGATGCCCTTCTGCTCCAATGCGACTTTGACGGAGGGGGAGAAGAAGAATAG
- a CDS encoding DUF465 domain-containing protein — protein MEREEKIIEMLREKNWHFRHLEKLHGELDQSLHQMGRRRVLTPQEEVQKKEFQKKKLAAKDEMVEMVRQVKVTGQADVEKSTKRISNMTAGRR, from the coding sequence ATGGAGAGAGAAGAAAAGATCATCGAAATGCTCCGCGAAAAAAATTGGCATTTTCGTCACCTCGAGAAACTGCATGGGGAACTTGACCAATCGCTTCACCAGATGGGGCGAAGAAGGGTCTTGACTCCTCAAGAGGAAGTTCAAAAGAAAGAGTTCCAGAAGAAAAAATTGGCCGCCAAAGATGAAATGGTGGAGATGGTCCGGCAGGTGAAAGTGACCGGACAGGCCGATGTCGAAAAATCGACCAAGCGGATCTCCAATATGACGGCTGGAAGACGCTGA
- the tatB gene encoding Sec-independent protein translocase protein TatB translates to MFGIGFPELLLILAIALVILGPEKLPQIARVIGRGLGEVRRATEEVRAEIEKGDKEETVSPATKPERSSPEISDK, encoded by the coding sequence TTGTTTGGGATTGGTTTTCCAGAATTGCTGCTGATCCTCGCGATCGCGCTTGTTATCCTCGGTCCCGAGAAGCTTCCTCAGATCGCGCGGGTGATCGGAAGGGGGCTCGGCGAGGTTCGCCGTGCGACCGAGGAGGTGCGGGCGGAGATTGAGAAAGGGGATAAAGAAGAAACGGTCAGCCCTGCGACGAAACCCGAGCGCTCCTCACCCGAAATCAGCGACAAGTAA
- the tatC gene encoding twin-arginine translocase subunit TatC — protein sequence MKKPAGSKEGAGAEMPISGHLQELRSRLVRSVLIISLAFGAAFYFSDTLLFFLKRPLHAELIFLAPAEAFWADLKVSLFVGFLAALPVILYEIWQFVAPGLLPNERGYLFPFLIFATLLFFAGMAFCYLVALPLALDFLINYGVRSGITPQISVSMYIDFNLKFLFGFGLVFELPLAMLFLSRMGLMTPAFFSQNRKYAVLLSFLIAAILTPTPDIFNQCVMAIPLILLYEVGIVIVRIFGSVVSLRKEEPGGMSP from the coding sequence GTGAAAAAGCCGGCCGGGAGTAAGGAGGGAGCGGGAGCGGAGATGCCGATTTCCGGCCATTTGCAGGAGCTTCGGAGCCGACTTGTTCGGTCGGTCCTGATTATCTCTCTTGCCTTCGGGGCCGCTTTTTATTTTTCGGACACCCTCCTTTTCTTTCTAAAGCGTCCCCTTCATGCCGAATTGATTTTTCTCGCCCCCGCCGAAGCTTTTTGGGCCGACCTAAAGGTCTCCCTCTTCGTCGGCTTTCTGGCGGCCCTCCCGGTGATTCTCTATGAGATTTGGCAATTCGTCGCGCCCGGCCTTCTTCCGAATGAGCGCGGGTATCTTTTCCCGTTTTTAATCTTTGCGACGTTGCTCTTTTTCGCCGGGATGGCCTTCTGTTATCTGGTCGCCCTGCCGCTCGCGCTCGACTTCCTTATCAATTACGGAGTTCGAAGCGGCATCACCCCGCAGATCTCCGTTTCAATGTATATCGATTTTAATCTCAAGTTCCTCTTTGGGTTCGGTCTGGTCTTCGAACTTCCTCTGGCCATGCTCTTTCTATCGAGGATGGGGCTCATGACCCCCGCTTTCTTTTCACAAAATCGAAAGTACGCCGTTCTTCTCTCGTTCCTGATCGCCGCGATCCTGACACCGACCCCCGATATCTTCAACCAGTGCGTCATGGCGATCCCGCTGATTCTCCTTTATGAAGTCGGCATCGTGATCGTTCGAATCTTCGGGAGCGTGGTCTCGCTTCGCAAGGAAGAGCCGGGAGGGATGTCGCCATGA